A single window of Pungitius pungitius chromosome 20, fPunPun2.1, whole genome shotgun sequence DNA harbors:
- the epb41l2 gene encoding band 4.1-like protein 2 isoform X4 yields MTTEAGSETEVKEKAEEPAAEPVQSEKAPDEAQEVANAEGQEKGKEGKGIGRYLPTWLKKQKSQSQQTSPTKEAPPTEEAVGKVTQQKGDESAPEVNGHAEEVEEEEEEEEKEEAVKSEEVKEKESESHSTASGDNKTAKAEETADKVPEESQPTAEGEGAKEVQQKKEQEGDAAGEEEQGGEREGQTSIFQSPLRLVRKTKMKLMECHVSLLDGTDFTCEVEKRAKGQFLFFKVCEHLNLMEKDYFGLFYMDNHAQTCWLDPTKDIKRQIRNNNWQFVFNVKFYPPDPSLLTEDITRYLLCLQLREDVATGRLPCSFVTHALLGSYTLQAEFGDHEPDQPRPLDNVGQLTFAPNQNKDMEEKILELHKSLRGMTPAQADAQFLENAKKLSMYGVDLHHAKDSEGVDIMLGVCANGLLVYKDRLRINRFAWPKILKISYKRNNFYIKIRPGETEQFESTVGFKLQNHRSAKRLWKVCVENHSFFRLTVPEQPTKARFLTLGSKFRYSGRTQAQTRKASSLIDRPAPNFQRTSSKRISRSLDGAPMISITEASENGREPHLELHSDSKDHDKTQDDVLKHQASISQLKRSFMEAPPPSPPQPNQWEKRLTSSPATTIRIQQQQQVSLEEEIASALLSRGAGFCPAPPARRSASDPTLDGDITTATASAPEESPAPPVEAAAAAAAENSIADTKEAAKTTEVEIEETVVVQEVSIAPKLGRVAVTAGPPAGPPAHQEALEQEVTVQEEVVVNEEAKAAKQESVSSESESEEEAEYHPNVSICHTQIPEEEEEEEEEQQEEEAVKAAEAPSLLPVAASLPEDAREEKNAEGEHQAEREATEGEAPNGPPAPEGSASGAEREEGPKVNGDARPVEAEHRPQVICCSEPPVVKTEMVTISDTFAAQKTEIATKEVPIVHTETKTITYEAAQLDGNGDGEPGVLMTAQTITSESLCTTTTTHITKTLKGGLSETRIEKRIVITGDCDIDHDQALAQAIKEAKEQHPDMSVTRVVVHKETELAEEEED; encoded by the exons ATGACTACAGAAGCGGGCTCTGAGACCGAGGTGAAGGAGAAAGCCGAGGAGCCTGCCGCTGAGCCGGTCCAATCGGAGAAGGCCCCGGACGAGGCCCAAGAAGTAGCCAACGCCGAGGGGCAggagaaggggaaggagggCAAAGGAATAGGTCGATACCTGCCGACATGGCTTAAGAAGCAGAAGTCTCAGAGCCAG CAGACCTCCCCGACCAAAGAGGCGCCGCCCACGGAGGAAGCCGTCGGCAAGGTGACACAGCAAAAGGGGGACGAGTCTGCCCCGGAAGTGAACGGTCACGCAGAggaagtggaagaagaagaggaagaagaggagaaggaggaggcagtAAAGTCGGAGGAAGTGAAGGAAAAGGAATCAGAATCTCACTCTACCGCCAGCGGAGACAACAAG ACCGCCAAGGCTGAGGAGACTGCTGATAAAGTTCCAGAGGAGAGCCAGCCAacagcagagggagaaggagcaaaggaggtgcagcagaagaaggagcaggaagGGGACGCGGCCGGTGAGGAGGAGCAAGGAGGGGAAAGAGAAGGCCAGACTTCTATTTTCCAGTCTCCTCTCCGCCTGGTGAGGAAAACCAAGATGAAGCTGATGGAGTGTCACGTGAGCCTCCTGGACGGGACCGACTTCACCTGCGAGGTGGAG AAACGGGCCAAAGGCCAGTTCCTGTTCTTTAAGGTGTGCGAGCACCTCAACCTAATGGAGAAGGACTACTTTGGACTCTTTTACATGGACAACCATGCACagacg TGTTGGTTGGACCCCACCAAGGACATCAAGAGACAGATACGCA ATAACAACTGGCAGTTTGTATTCAACGTCAAGTTCTACCCTCCTGACCCGTCACTGCTCACCGAAGACAttaccag GTACCTGCTGTGTCTGCAGCTCCGTGAAGACGTGGCCACTGGGCGCCTGCCGTGCTCGTTCGTCACTCACGCCCTGCTGGGGTCGTACacgctgcag gCGGAATTTGGGGACCACGAGCCCGACCAGCCTCGGCCCCTGGACAACGTGGGTCAGCTGACCTTTGCGCCCAATCAGAACAAAGACATGGAGGAGAAGATTCTTGAGCTCCACAAGTCTCTCAG GGGAATGACACCAGCTCAGGCCGACGCCCAGTTTCTAGAAAATGCCAAGAAACTGTCCATGTACGGGGTGGACCTGCACCACGCCAAG GACTCGGAGGGCGTGGACATCATGCTCGGCGTGTGCGCCAACGGGCTCCTGGTTTACAAGGACAGGCTCCGGATAAACCGCTTTGCTTGGCCCAAAATCCTCAAGATTTCATACAAGAGGAACAACTTCTACATAAAGATCCGACCCGGAGAG ACGGAGCAGTTCGAGAGCACCGTGGGATTCAAGCTCCAGAATCATCGCTCTGCCAAGAGGCTGTGGAAGGTCTGCGTGGAGAACCACAGCTTCTTCAG gttaACGGTGCCGGAACAGCCCACCAAGGCCCGCTTCTTGACTCTGGGCTCCAAGTTCCGTTACAGCGGGCGAACCCAGGCCCAGACCCGCAAGGCCAGCTCCCTCATAGACCGGCCGGCGCCCAACTTCCAACGCACCTCCTCCAAGCGCATCAGCCGCAGCCTGGAtggag CACCAATGATCAGCATAACTGAGGCGTCAGAGAACGGACGTGAACCCCACCTGGAGCTCCACTCTGACTCtaag GACCACGATAAGACCCAAGACGACGTTCTGAAACACCAAGCTAGCATTAGCCAGCTGAAACGCTCCTTTATGGAGgcgcctcctccctctcctccgcaGCCCAACCAGTGGGAGAAAcgcctcacctcctcccccgccaCAACGATACGTAtccaacagcaacagcaagtg AGCCTCGAGGAGGAGATCGCTTCCGCGCTCCTCAGTAGAGGCGCCGGCTTTTGTCCCGCTCCGCCCGCCCGCCGCAGCGCGTCCGACCCGACGCTCGATGGCGATATAACCACAGCTACCGCTTCCGCCCCCGAG GAGAGTCCAGCCCCCCCCGTGGAAGcagccgccgctgctgctgccgaaAACTCGATCGCTGACACCAAAGAAGCCGCGAAG ACAACCGAAGTTGAAATCGAGGAAACTGTTGTCGTCCAAGAGGTTTCCATAGCACCCAAACTCGGACGCGTCGCGGTCACCGCCGGCCCCCCCGCCGGCCCGCCCGCACACCAGGAAGCACTAGAGCAGGAAGTGACAGTCCAAGAGGAAGTAGTGGTAAACGAGGAAGCCAAAGCGGCAAAGCAGGAGAGCGTTTCCTCCGAGAGCGAGAGTGAAGAGGAAGCCGAGTACCATCCAAACGTCTCCATCTGCCACACACAAATaccggaggaggaagaggaggaggaggaagagcagcaggaagaggaggcggtCAAGGCGGCGGAGGCTCCTTCCCTTCTACCCGTAGCGGCGTCCTTGCCGGAAGACGCCCGGGAGGAGAAGAACGCGGAGGGGGAGCACCAAGCCGAGAGGGAGGCGACGGAGGGCGAGGCCCCCAATGGCCCCCCCGCGCCGGAGGGGAGCGCGAGCGGGGCGGAGCGAGAGGAAGGACCCAAAGTGAACGGAGACGCCCGCCCGGTTGAGGCAGAACACCGGCCACAGGTTATTTGTTGCTCTGAG ccACCTGTGGTAAAGACAGAAATGGTGACTATATCAGACACGTTTGCCGCCCAGAAAACTGAGATAGCCACAAAAGAAGTTCCCATCGTACATACGGAAACCAAGACCATCACATACGAAGCCGCACAG CTGGATGGCAATGGCGACGGCGAGCCTGGAGTGTTGATGACAGCCCAGACAATCACCTCCGAATCTCTGTGCACCACCACAACCACACACATCACCAAG ACGTTGAAGGGCGGCCTGTCGGAGACGAGGATCGAGAAACGCATCGTCATCACCGGCGACTGTGACATCGACCACGACCAG GCACTGGCCCAGGCCATTAAGGAGGCCAAAGAGCAGCATCCTGACATGTCTGTCACCCGAGTGGTGGTTCATAAAGAAACTGAactggctgaggaggaggaggattga
- the epb41l2 gene encoding band 4.1-like protein 2 isoform X5, which yields MTTEAGSETEVKEKAEEPAAEPVQSEKAPDEAQEVANAEGQEKGKEGKGIGRYLPTWLKKQKSQSQQTSPTKEAPPTEEAVGKVTQQKGDESAPEVNGHAEEVEEEEEEEEKEEAVKSEEVKEKESESHSTASGDNKTAKAEETADKVPEESQPTAEGEGAKEVQQKKEQEGDAAGEEEQGGEREGQTSIFQSPLRLVRKTKMKLMECHVSLLDGTDFTCEVEKRAKGQFLFFKVCEHLNLMEKDYFGLFYMDNHAQTCWLDPTKDIKRQIRNNNWQFVFNVKFYPPDPSLLTEDITRYLLCLQLREDVATGRLPCSFVTHALLGSYTLQAEFGDHEPDQPRPLDNVGQLTFAPNQNKDMEEKILELHKSLRGMTPAQADAQFLENAKKLSMYGVDLHHAKDSEGVDIMLGVCANGLLVYKDRLRINRFAWPKILKISYKRNNFYIKIRPGETEQFESTVGFKLQNHRSAKRLWKVCVENHSFFRLTVPEQPTKARFLTLGSKFRYSGRTQAQTRKASSLIDRPAPNFQRTSSKRISRSLDGAPMISITEASENGREPHLELHSDSKSPLRVHGDNIYVRHSNLMLEDHDKTQDDVLKHQASISQLKRSFMEAPPPSPPQPNQWEKRLTSSPATTIRIQQQQQVSLEEEIASALLSRGAGFCPAPPARRSASDPTLDGDITTATASAPEESPAPPVEAAAAAAAENSIADTKEAAKTTEVEIEETVVVQEVSIAPKLGRVAVTAGPPAGPPAHQEALEQEVTVQEEVVVNEEAKAAKQESVSSESESEEEAEYHPNVSICHTQIPEEEEEEEEEQQEEEAVKAAEAPSLLPVAASLPEDAREEKNAEGEHQAEREATEGEAPNGPPAPEGSASGAEREEGPKVNGDARPVEAEHRPQVICCSEPPVVKTEMVTISDTFAAQKTEIATKEVPIVHTETKTITYEAAQLDGNGDGEPGVLMTAQTITSESLCTTTTTHITKTLKGGLSETRIEKRIVITGDCDIDHDQS from the exons ATGACTACAGAAGCGGGCTCTGAGACCGAGGTGAAGGAGAAAGCCGAGGAGCCTGCCGCTGAGCCGGTCCAATCGGAGAAGGCCCCGGACGAGGCCCAAGAAGTAGCCAACGCCGAGGGGCAggagaaggggaaggagggCAAAGGAATAGGTCGATACCTGCCGACATGGCTTAAGAAGCAGAAGTCTCAGAGCCAG CAGACCTCCCCGACCAAAGAGGCGCCGCCCACGGAGGAAGCCGTCGGCAAGGTGACACAGCAAAAGGGGGACGAGTCTGCCCCGGAAGTGAACGGTCACGCAGAggaagtggaagaagaagaggaagaagaggagaaggaggaggcagtAAAGTCGGAGGAAGTGAAGGAAAAGGAATCAGAATCTCACTCTACCGCCAGCGGAGACAACAAG ACCGCCAAGGCTGAGGAGACTGCTGATAAAGTTCCAGAGGAGAGCCAGCCAacagcagagggagaaggagcaaaggaggtgcagcagaagaaggagcaggaagGGGACGCGGCCGGTGAGGAGGAGCAAGGAGGGGAAAGAGAAGGCCAGACTTCTATTTTCCAGTCTCCTCTCCGCCTGGTGAGGAAAACCAAGATGAAGCTGATGGAGTGTCACGTGAGCCTCCTGGACGGGACCGACTTCACCTGCGAGGTGGAG AAACGGGCCAAAGGCCAGTTCCTGTTCTTTAAGGTGTGCGAGCACCTCAACCTAATGGAGAAGGACTACTTTGGACTCTTTTACATGGACAACCATGCACagacg TGTTGGTTGGACCCCACCAAGGACATCAAGAGACAGATACGCA ATAACAACTGGCAGTTTGTATTCAACGTCAAGTTCTACCCTCCTGACCCGTCACTGCTCACCGAAGACAttaccag GTACCTGCTGTGTCTGCAGCTCCGTGAAGACGTGGCCACTGGGCGCCTGCCGTGCTCGTTCGTCACTCACGCCCTGCTGGGGTCGTACacgctgcag gCGGAATTTGGGGACCACGAGCCCGACCAGCCTCGGCCCCTGGACAACGTGGGTCAGCTGACCTTTGCGCCCAATCAGAACAAAGACATGGAGGAGAAGATTCTTGAGCTCCACAAGTCTCTCAG GGGAATGACACCAGCTCAGGCCGACGCCCAGTTTCTAGAAAATGCCAAGAAACTGTCCATGTACGGGGTGGACCTGCACCACGCCAAG GACTCGGAGGGCGTGGACATCATGCTCGGCGTGTGCGCCAACGGGCTCCTGGTTTACAAGGACAGGCTCCGGATAAACCGCTTTGCTTGGCCCAAAATCCTCAAGATTTCATACAAGAGGAACAACTTCTACATAAAGATCCGACCCGGAGAG ACGGAGCAGTTCGAGAGCACCGTGGGATTCAAGCTCCAGAATCATCGCTCTGCCAAGAGGCTGTGGAAGGTCTGCGTGGAGAACCACAGCTTCTTCAG gttaACGGTGCCGGAACAGCCCACCAAGGCCCGCTTCTTGACTCTGGGCTCCAAGTTCCGTTACAGCGGGCGAACCCAGGCCCAGACCCGCAAGGCCAGCTCCCTCATAGACCGGCCGGCGCCCAACTTCCAACGCACCTCCTCCAAGCGCATCAGCCGCAGCCTGGAtggag CACCAATGATCAGCATAACTGAGGCGTCAGAGAACGGACGTGAACCCCACCTGGAGCTCCACTCTGACTCtaag AGTCCATTGAGAGTGCATGGGGACAATATTTATGTGAGGCACAGTAATTTAATGTTGGAG GACCACGATAAGACCCAAGACGACGTTCTGAAACACCAAGCTAGCATTAGCCAGCTGAAACGCTCCTTTATGGAGgcgcctcctccctctcctccgcaGCCCAACCAGTGGGAGAAAcgcctcacctcctcccccgccaCAACGATACGTAtccaacagcaacagcaagtg AGCCTCGAGGAGGAGATCGCTTCCGCGCTCCTCAGTAGAGGCGCCGGCTTTTGTCCCGCTCCGCCCGCCCGCCGCAGCGCGTCCGACCCGACGCTCGATGGCGATATAACCACAGCTACCGCTTCCGCCCCCGAG GAGAGTCCAGCCCCCCCCGTGGAAGcagccgccgctgctgctgccgaaAACTCGATCGCTGACACCAAAGAAGCCGCGAAG ACAACCGAAGTTGAAATCGAGGAAACTGTTGTCGTCCAAGAGGTTTCCATAGCACCCAAACTCGGACGCGTCGCGGTCACCGCCGGCCCCCCCGCCGGCCCGCCCGCACACCAGGAAGCACTAGAGCAGGAAGTGACAGTCCAAGAGGAAGTAGTGGTAAACGAGGAAGCCAAAGCGGCAAAGCAGGAGAGCGTTTCCTCCGAGAGCGAGAGTGAAGAGGAAGCCGAGTACCATCCAAACGTCTCCATCTGCCACACACAAATaccggaggaggaagaggaggaggaggaagagcagcaggaagaggaggcggtCAAGGCGGCGGAGGCTCCTTCCCTTCTACCCGTAGCGGCGTCCTTGCCGGAAGACGCCCGGGAGGAGAAGAACGCGGAGGGGGAGCACCAAGCCGAGAGGGAGGCGACGGAGGGCGAGGCCCCCAATGGCCCCCCCGCGCCGGAGGGGAGCGCGAGCGGGGCGGAGCGAGAGGAAGGACCCAAAGTGAACGGAGACGCCCGCCCGGTTGAGGCAGAACACCGGCCACAGGTTATTTGTTGCTCTGAG ccACCTGTGGTAAAGACAGAAATGGTGACTATATCAGACACGTTTGCCGCCCAGAAAACTGAGATAGCCACAAAAGAAGTTCCCATCGTACATACGGAAACCAAGACCATCACATACGAAGCCGCACAG CTGGATGGCAATGGCGACGGCGAGCCTGGAGTGTTGATGACAGCCCAGACAATCACCTCCGAATCTCTGTGCACCACCACAACCACACACATCACCAAG ACGTTGAAGGGCGGCCTGTCGGAGACGAGGATCGAGAAACGCATCGTCATCACCGGCGACTGTGACATCGACCACGACCAG aGCTGA
- the epb41l2 gene encoding band 4.1-like protein 2 isoform X2 has translation MTTEAGSETEVKEKAEEPAAEPVQSEKAPDEAQEVANAEGQEKGKEGKGIGRYLPTWLKKQKSQSQTSPTKEAPPTEEAVGKVTQQKGDESAPEVNGHAEEVEEEEEEEEKEEAVKSEEVKEKESESHSTASGDNKTAKAEETADKVPEESQPTAEGEGAKEVQQKKEQEGDAAGEEEQGGEREGQTSIFQSPLRLVRKTKMKLMECHVSLLDGTDFTCEVEKRAKGQFLFFKVCEHLNLMEKDYFGLFYMDNHAQTCWLDPTKDIKRQIRNNNWQFVFNVKFYPPDPSLLTEDITRYLLCLQLREDVATGRLPCSFVTHALLGSYTLQAEFGDHEPDQPRPLDNVGQLTFAPNQNKDMEEKILELHKSLRGMTPAQADAQFLENAKKLSMYGVDLHHAKDSEGVDIMLGVCANGLLVYKDRLRINRFAWPKILKISYKRNNFYIKIRPGETEQFESTVGFKLQNHRSAKRLWKVCVENHSFFRLTVPEQPTKARFLTLGSKFRYSGRTQAQTRKASSLIDRPAPNFQRTSSKRISRSLDGAPMISITEASENGREPHLELHSDSKSPLRVHGDNIYVRHSNLMLEDHDKTQDDVLKHQASISQLKRSFMEAPPPSPPQPNQWEKRLTSSPATTIRIQQQQQVSLEEEIASALLSRGAGFCPAPPARRSASDPTLDGDITTATASAPEESPAPPVEAAAAAAAENSIADTKEAAKTTEVEIEETVVVQEVSIAPKLGRVAVTAGPPAGPPAHQEALEQEVTVQEEVVVNEEAKAAKQESVSSESESEEEAEYHPNVSICHTQIPEEEEEEEEEQQEEEAVKAAEAPSLLPVAASLPEDAREEKNAEGEHQAEREATEGEAPNGPPAPEGSASGAEREEGPKVNGDARPVEAEHRPQVICCSEPPVVKTEMVTISDTFAAQKTEIATKEVPIVHTETKTITYEAAQLDGNGDGEPGVLMTAQTITSESLCTTTTTHITKTLKGGLSETRIEKRIVITGDCDIDHDQALAQAIKEAKEQHPDMSVTRVVVHKETELAEEEED, from the exons ATGACTACAGAAGCGGGCTCTGAGACCGAGGTGAAGGAGAAAGCCGAGGAGCCTGCCGCTGAGCCGGTCCAATCGGAGAAGGCCCCGGACGAGGCCCAAGAAGTAGCCAACGCCGAGGGGCAggagaaggggaaggagggCAAAGGAATAGGTCGATACCTGCCGACATGGCTTAAGAAGCAGAAGTCTCAGAGCCAG ACCTCCCCGACCAAAGAGGCGCCGCCCACGGAGGAAGCCGTCGGCAAGGTGACACAGCAAAAGGGGGACGAGTCTGCCCCGGAAGTGAACGGTCACGCAGAggaagtggaagaagaagaggaagaagaggagaaggaggaggcagtAAAGTCGGAGGAAGTGAAGGAAAAGGAATCAGAATCTCACTCTACCGCCAGCGGAGACAACAAG ACCGCCAAGGCTGAGGAGACTGCTGATAAAGTTCCAGAGGAGAGCCAGCCAacagcagagggagaaggagcaaaggaggtgcagcagaagaaggagcaggaagGGGACGCGGCCGGTGAGGAGGAGCAAGGAGGGGAAAGAGAAGGCCAGACTTCTATTTTCCAGTCTCCTCTCCGCCTGGTGAGGAAAACCAAGATGAAGCTGATGGAGTGTCACGTGAGCCTCCTGGACGGGACCGACTTCACCTGCGAGGTGGAG AAACGGGCCAAAGGCCAGTTCCTGTTCTTTAAGGTGTGCGAGCACCTCAACCTAATGGAGAAGGACTACTTTGGACTCTTTTACATGGACAACCATGCACagacg TGTTGGTTGGACCCCACCAAGGACATCAAGAGACAGATACGCA ATAACAACTGGCAGTTTGTATTCAACGTCAAGTTCTACCCTCCTGACCCGTCACTGCTCACCGAAGACAttaccag GTACCTGCTGTGTCTGCAGCTCCGTGAAGACGTGGCCACTGGGCGCCTGCCGTGCTCGTTCGTCACTCACGCCCTGCTGGGGTCGTACacgctgcag gCGGAATTTGGGGACCACGAGCCCGACCAGCCTCGGCCCCTGGACAACGTGGGTCAGCTGACCTTTGCGCCCAATCAGAACAAAGACATGGAGGAGAAGATTCTTGAGCTCCACAAGTCTCTCAG GGGAATGACACCAGCTCAGGCCGACGCCCAGTTTCTAGAAAATGCCAAGAAACTGTCCATGTACGGGGTGGACCTGCACCACGCCAAG GACTCGGAGGGCGTGGACATCATGCTCGGCGTGTGCGCCAACGGGCTCCTGGTTTACAAGGACAGGCTCCGGATAAACCGCTTTGCTTGGCCCAAAATCCTCAAGATTTCATACAAGAGGAACAACTTCTACATAAAGATCCGACCCGGAGAG ACGGAGCAGTTCGAGAGCACCGTGGGATTCAAGCTCCAGAATCATCGCTCTGCCAAGAGGCTGTGGAAGGTCTGCGTGGAGAACCACAGCTTCTTCAG gttaACGGTGCCGGAACAGCCCACCAAGGCCCGCTTCTTGACTCTGGGCTCCAAGTTCCGTTACAGCGGGCGAACCCAGGCCCAGACCCGCAAGGCCAGCTCCCTCATAGACCGGCCGGCGCCCAACTTCCAACGCACCTCCTCCAAGCGCATCAGCCGCAGCCTGGAtggag CACCAATGATCAGCATAACTGAGGCGTCAGAGAACGGACGTGAACCCCACCTGGAGCTCCACTCTGACTCtaag AGTCCATTGAGAGTGCATGGGGACAATATTTATGTGAGGCACAGTAATTTAATGTTGGAG GACCACGATAAGACCCAAGACGACGTTCTGAAACACCAAGCTAGCATTAGCCAGCTGAAACGCTCCTTTATGGAGgcgcctcctccctctcctccgcaGCCCAACCAGTGGGAGAAAcgcctcacctcctcccccgccaCAACGATACGTAtccaacagcaacagcaagtg AGCCTCGAGGAGGAGATCGCTTCCGCGCTCCTCAGTAGAGGCGCCGGCTTTTGTCCCGCTCCGCCCGCCCGCCGCAGCGCGTCCGACCCGACGCTCGATGGCGATATAACCACAGCTACCGCTTCCGCCCCCGAG GAGAGTCCAGCCCCCCCCGTGGAAGcagccgccgctgctgctgccgaaAACTCGATCGCTGACACCAAAGAAGCCGCGAAG ACAACCGAAGTTGAAATCGAGGAAACTGTTGTCGTCCAAGAGGTTTCCATAGCACCCAAACTCGGACGCGTCGCGGTCACCGCCGGCCCCCCCGCCGGCCCGCCCGCACACCAGGAAGCACTAGAGCAGGAAGTGACAGTCCAAGAGGAAGTAGTGGTAAACGAGGAAGCCAAAGCGGCAAAGCAGGAGAGCGTTTCCTCCGAGAGCGAGAGTGAAGAGGAAGCCGAGTACCATCCAAACGTCTCCATCTGCCACACACAAATaccggaggaggaagaggaggaggaggaagagcagcaggaagaggaggcggtCAAGGCGGCGGAGGCTCCTTCCCTTCTACCCGTAGCGGCGTCCTTGCCGGAAGACGCCCGGGAGGAGAAGAACGCGGAGGGGGAGCACCAAGCCGAGAGGGAGGCGACGGAGGGCGAGGCCCCCAATGGCCCCCCCGCGCCGGAGGGGAGCGCGAGCGGGGCGGAGCGAGAGGAAGGACCCAAAGTGAACGGAGACGCCCGCCCGGTTGAGGCAGAACACCGGCCACAGGTTATTTGTTGCTCTGAG ccACCTGTGGTAAAGACAGAAATGGTGACTATATCAGACACGTTTGCCGCCCAGAAAACTGAGATAGCCACAAAAGAAGTTCCCATCGTACATACGGAAACCAAGACCATCACATACGAAGCCGCACAG CTGGATGGCAATGGCGACGGCGAGCCTGGAGTGTTGATGACAGCCCAGACAATCACCTCCGAATCTCTGTGCACCACCACAACCACACACATCACCAAG ACGTTGAAGGGCGGCCTGTCGGAGACGAGGATCGAGAAACGCATCGTCATCACCGGCGACTGTGACATCGACCACGACCAG GCACTGGCCCAGGCCATTAAGGAGGCCAAAGAGCAGCATCCTGACATGTCTGTCACCCGAGTGGTGGTTCATAAAGAAACTGAactggctgaggaggaggaggattga